One window of the Rhizobium sp. ARZ01 genome contains the following:
- a CDS encoding ABC transporter substrate-binding protein: MMAGSFAGQANAQDPTDLDALIAAAKQEKPINIYDSTGKIVEMAENFSAKYGLKATGVKVSANSQLEMIIREGQSNNVQGDVALITDAPAALAQLLPEGFVENYLPADMTAKIPAQFRNPLAISTNANVWAYNTEAYDKCPVSNIWELTEPKWKGKVAIVDPLTKGTYTDWFNQMEAHGDDKVAAAYKAQFGKDLQTEEKSASAAWIKALAQNAPLATDGDDPVAEAVGAPGQKEPFFGLLSSAKFRDNEAKGYKLGICKDLDPWVGWTYIKLGLIASKTQSPNTAKLFIHYVLTEEGIAPQMKDGKLPTSTDIKMPEDEPSGLMALADKLFGYDSSTGLSDFDRREEWQDFWRVNYSK; this comes from the coding sequence ATGATGGCCGGTTCATTCGCCGGGCAAGCCAATGCACAGGACCCAACCGACCTTGACGCGTTGATCGCGGCTGCGAAACAGGAAAAGCCGATCAACATCTATGACAGCACCGGCAAGATCGTCGAGATGGCGGAAAACTTCAGCGCCAAGTACGGCCTGAAGGCGACGGGTGTGAAGGTGTCGGCGAACAGCCAGCTCGAGATGATCATCCGGGAGGGGCAATCGAACAACGTGCAGGGCGACGTCGCGCTGATCACGGATGCCCCAGCGGCCCTTGCGCAGTTGCTGCCGGAAGGGTTCGTCGAGAACTACCTGCCGGCCGATATGACGGCCAAGATCCCGGCGCAGTTCCGGAACCCGCTGGCGATCTCGACCAATGCCAATGTCTGGGCCTACAACACCGAGGCCTACGATAAGTGCCCGGTTTCCAACATCTGGGAGCTGACCGAGCCGAAATGGAAGGGCAAGGTTGCAATCGTCGATCCGCTGACGAAGGGAACCTATACCGACTGGTTCAACCAGATGGAGGCGCATGGCGACGACAAGGTGGCCGCGGCCTACAAGGCCCAGTTCGGCAAGGATCTGCAGACGGAAGAGAAAAGCGCGTCAGCAGCGTGGATCAAGGCGCTGGCCCAGAACGCGCCGCTTGCCACCGATGGCGACGACCCGGTTGCCGAAGCGGTCGGGGCGCCCGGCCAAAAGGAGCCCTTCTTCGGCCTTTTGAGTTCAGCCAAGTTTCGTGACAACGAAGCGAAGGGCTACAAACTCGGGATCTGCAAGGATCTCGATCCCTGGGTTGGCTGGACCTACATCAAGCTCGGGCTGATCGCGTCGAAGACGCAGAGCCCGAACACAGCGAAGCTGTTCATCCATTATGTCCTGACCGAGGAAGGCATCGCGCCGCAGATGAAGGATGGCAAGCTGCCGACCAGCACAGACATCAAGATGCCCGAGGACGAACCTTCGGGCCTGATGGCGTTGGCGGACAAGCTTTTTGGCTACGACTCCTCCACTGGGCTCAGCGATTTCGATCGCCGCGAGGAATGGCAGGATTTCTGGCGTGTGAACTACAGCAAATGA
- a CDS encoding dual specificity protein phosphatase has protein sequence MDAPVYARPAISLIAEGLGPHRATLYIGGSDGARDLGLLRRHGITTVVNCAVNLDINFVRSPSSATDGDLCADGFADIRYYKLGMIDGEGSPDTMMLGAYYILDGALRQSMPKRATYPFQDGGNVLVNCRGGRSRSVSLVALFLHKQQPHLYPTLDDALAVIRERRELRPDEWFETPKPMLYEAARRASDWIDLVEGRRQGTL, from the coding sequence ATGGATGCGCCGGTCTACGCCCGCCCAGCAATCAGCCTGATCGCCGAGGGGCTCGGGCCGCATCGAGCCACACTCTATATCGGCGGCAGCGACGGGGCGCGTGATCTTGGGTTGTTGCGCCGCCATGGCATCACCACCGTCGTCAACTGCGCCGTCAATCTCGACATCAACTTTGTCCGCTCGCCATCATCAGCAACCGATGGCGACCTGTGCGCTGACGGTTTTGCCGACATCCGCTATTACAAGCTGGGCATGATCGATGGCGAGGGTAGCCCGGACACGATGATGCTTGGTGCCTACTACATCCTGGACGGAGCGCTCCGCCAGTCGATGCCGAAGCGGGCCACCTATCCTTTCCAAGACGGCGGCAATGTGCTCGTCAATTGCCGGGGCGGCCGAAGCCGCTCCGTCTCGCTGGTGGCGCTGTTCCTGCACAAGCAGCAGCCGCACCTCTATCCGACGCTTGACGACGCGCTCGCTGTCATTCGAGAGCGCCGTGAACTGCGCCCGGACGAATGGTTCGAGACGCCCAAGCCGATGCTCTACGAAGCGGCAAGGCGAGCTTCGGACTGGATCGACCTGGTCGAGGGACGCAGGCAGGGAACCCTCTGA
- a CDS encoding ABC transporter ATP-binding protein, whose translation MPTINLRGAQKNYGVNSANAVSDLDLEIRDGEFMCLLGPSGCGKTTTLRMIAGLENLSGGEIRIGERVVDSIMDGVFVPPEKREMGLVFQSYALWPHLTIERNTDFGLRLRKLPKAEREARVERVMQALDIAKYRDRYPSQLSGGQQQRVALARMLAVNPGVLLLDEPLSNLDARLRLEMRAELKRLHKEFKTTIVFVTHDQWEAMTLATTIAVMNEGTLQQMGTPNDIYDHPANRFVAEFVGSPPINIMTFGKPGTSDVADKAEAYLAARFPQLRGIGSVGIRPEAIGYTTKLEDVPQGSFFGEMKVTGVLPTGGSWILELRSENHTLFLTTHALPRVDNCARVFFFAPPEALHVFDPAGQRIDHADTLLRSPTYN comes from the coding sequence ATGCCCACGATCAACCTGCGCGGCGCGCAGAAGAACTATGGCGTGAATTCCGCCAACGCTGTTTCCGACCTCGACCTCGAGATCCGCGACGGGGAATTCATGTGCCTTCTGGGGCCATCCGGCTGCGGCAAGACCACGACATTGCGCATGATCGCCGGCCTGGAGAACCTGTCGGGCGGCGAGATCCGCATCGGCGAACGGGTGGTGGACTCCATCATGGACGGTGTCTTCGTGCCGCCGGAAAAGCGGGAGATGGGGCTGGTGTTTCAGAGCTACGCGCTCTGGCCCCACCTGACGATTGAGAGGAACACCGACTTCGGCCTCCGCTTACGCAAGCTGCCGAAGGCGGAGCGTGAGGCGCGCGTCGAGCGTGTCATGCAGGCACTCGACATCGCGAAATATCGCGATCGCTACCCCTCGCAACTTTCGGGCGGGCAGCAGCAGCGAGTGGCGTTGGCCCGCATGCTGGCCGTCAATCCGGGCGTGCTTCTGCTCGATGAGCCGCTCTCCAACCTCGACGCGCGGCTGCGTCTCGAAATGCGGGCGGAACTGAAGCGGCTGCACAAGGAGTTCAAGACGACCATCGTCTTCGTCACCCACGACCAGTGGGAGGCGATGACGCTTGCGACCACCATCGCCGTCATGAACGAGGGCACACTGCAGCAGATGGGGACACCCAACGACATCTACGACCATCCCGCCAACCGTTTCGTCGCCGAGTTCGTCGGTAGCCCGCCGATCAATATTATGACCTTCGGCAAGCCGGGAACCTCCGACGTGGCGGACAAGGCCGAGGCCTATCTGGCGGCACGGTTTCCACAACTGCGCGGCATTGGCTCTGTCGGCATCCGGCCCGAGGCGATCGGCTACACAACGAAGCTGGAAGACGTGCCGCAGGGTAGCTTTTTCGGCGAGATGAAAGTGACGGGTGTGCTGCCGACCGGCGGCAGTTGGATTCTCGAATTGAGGAGCGAGAACCACACGCTGTTTTTGACGACGCATGCATTGCCGCGCGTCGACAACTGCGCCCGCGTCTTCTTCTTCGCGCCGCCGGAGGCCCTGCACGTCTTCGATCCCGCAGGCCAGCGGATCGATCACGCAGATACCCTGCTGCGGAGCCCCACCTACAACTGA
- a CDS encoding inositol monophosphatase: MGLSKYADDLDSRAALCREVIRSAGELVLQGFRGETTRAFSMKGPQDFLTLSDAASESHIREKLAEHFPGDSFFGEESGGAISERVWVVDPIDGTANFARGIPHFCISIAYVEGGRTEIGAIYNPALDELYFARRGQGATLNGAPIRVAQTDRFDAASLEMGWSTRVPNAVYLGVVEALLGMGANVRRAGSGALALAYVADGRSDGYIELHMNSWDCLAGFLLVSEAGGLVCPFLEIGSLQDGGPVLAVAPGVAAGASQASKIPLAGFTHSLDRQKAPA; encoded by the coding sequence GTGGGACTTTCAAAATATGCAGATGATCTCGACAGTCGTGCCGCGCTCTGTCGCGAGGTCATTCGATCAGCCGGCGAGTTGGTGTTGCAAGGGTTCCGTGGCGAGACGACGCGGGCCTTTTCGATGAAGGGACCGCAGGATTTCCTGACGCTCTCGGACGCCGCCTCGGAGTCCCACATTCGCGAGAAGCTTGCAGAACATTTTCCCGGCGACAGTTTCTTCGGCGAAGAAAGTGGGGGCGCCATCAGCGAGCGCGTCTGGGTCGTGGATCCGATTGACGGCACCGCAAATTTCGCCCGTGGTATCCCGCACTTCTGCATTTCGATCGCTTATGTCGAAGGCGGCCGGACCGAGATCGGCGCGATCTACAATCCTGCGCTGGACGAGCTCTACTTCGCCCGGAGAGGTCAGGGCGCGACGCTCAACGGCGCGCCGATACGCGTCGCGCAAACGGATCGCTTTGATGCCGCGTCGCTTGAAATGGGGTGGTCCACGCGCGTTCCGAATGCAGTGTATCTCGGCGTCGTCGAAGCGCTGCTGGGCATGGGCGCCAACGTGCGGCGTGCCGGATCCGGTGCTCTCGCGCTCGCCTATGTCGCAGACGGCCGGTCCGACGGTTACATCGAACTTCACATGAACTCCTGGGACTGCCTGGCTGGTTTTTTGCTGGTCAGCGAGGCCGGCGGACTGGTCTGCCCGTTTCTGGAAATCGGCAGCCTGCAGGATGGGGGTCCGGTTCTTGCGGTGGCGCCGGGCGTGGCGGCTGGCGCGAGCCAAGCATCCAAGATACCGCTTGCCGGGTTCACACACAGCCTGGACAGGCAGAAAGCGCCGGCTTGA
- the selD gene encoding selenide, water dikinase SelD: protein MDTSSPIRLSTLAHGGGCGCKLAPSVLQELLADQPAVLPFKQLLVGTETGDDAAVWQLDDDNCVIATTDFFMPMVDDPFDFGRIAATNAISDIYAMGGTPIMALAILGMPVDKVPADMIRAILKGGASICAEAGIPVAGGHSIDAPEPIYGLAVIGTCKPANLRKNSGARPGDALILTKPLGVGVYSAAFKKQKLGSEAYSELMGSVTLLNRIGAELGKDPAVHAITDVTGFGILGHGLEMARGSGVGMTLRYAALPFLREAEALAEQGFVTGASNRNWASYGAEVDLPTDLPPWKRQLLTDPQTSGGLLVACDHRRVDGLQRTIQTAGYGRAAIIGTVDPAGGGLTVLA from the coding sequence ATGGACACCAGTTCGCCGATCCGTCTGAGCACACTTGCCCATGGGGGCGGGTGCGGTTGCAAGCTTGCTCCCTCGGTGCTGCAAGAATTGCTCGCGGACCAGCCGGCTGTGCTGCCGTTCAAGCAACTGCTCGTCGGCACGGAGACCGGCGATGACGCCGCGGTATGGCAGCTCGACGATGATAACTGTGTAATCGCCACGACGGATTTCTTCATGCCGATGGTGGACGATCCGTTCGATTTTGGCCGGATTGCCGCCACCAATGCCATTTCCGATATCTATGCCATGGGTGGAACGCCGATCATGGCGCTGGCGATCCTCGGCATGCCCGTGGACAAGGTCCCCGCCGACATGATCCGCGCCATTCTCAAAGGCGGTGCGAGCATTTGCGCTGAGGCCGGCATTCCGGTGGCCGGTGGCCACTCCATCGACGCTCCGGAACCAATCTATGGCCTTGCGGTGATCGGCACCTGCAAGCCTGCGAATTTGCGAAAAAATAGCGGTGCCAGGCCGGGCGATGCGCTCATCTTGACAAAGCCTTTGGGTGTCGGCGTCTACTCCGCTGCCTTCAAGAAACAGAAGCTCGGCTCCGAGGCTTACAGCGAGTTGATGGGTTCGGTGACCTTGTTGAACCGGATCGGGGCGGAGTTGGGCAAGGACCCGGCAGTTCACGCCATCACCGATGTCACCGGCTTCGGCATCCTTGGTCATGGCCTGGAAATGGCGCGCGGCTCGGGTGTCGGCATGACGCTGCGCTATGCCGCTCTTCCATTCCTCCGGGAGGCGGAGGCCCTCGCCGAACAGGGGTTCGTCACCGGTGCGTCCAATCGCAATTGGGCAAGCTATGGCGCCGAGGTCGATTTGCCGACCGATCTTCCGCCGTGGAAGCGGCAGTTGCTGACCGATCCACAGACGTCGGGCGGACTGCTGGTTGCCTGTGATCATCGCCGTGTGGACGGATTGCAGCGAACCATACAGACAGCAGGATATGGGCGCGCGGCGATTATTGGAACGGTTGATCCGGCAGGCGGCGGACTGACCGTCCTCGCCTAG
- a CDS encoding metallophosphoesterase produces the protein MMTRTLPAVAVIADAHFHDLDADFGFPGITVDGRRLTMRSWADTRESTRVFNESADALMAALDNVRRRGIRHVVLLGDYTDDGQRATTETLTGILRHHADEFGMAFYALPGNHDIFGPRGRHHTKQFLAEGGEGVLVTSDPRKAGPGTVVSERMYCEGYPVGLDPMADFGYFRRPEYLHWETPFGASDAVEDRQYEVASPDGRNRYRLMDASYLVEPEPGLWLLMIDANVFEPRDGEYVRAEEAAFIDSTAGGWNAMLRCKPFILTWIADISRRARKLAKTLLAFSHYPALDPFDGTTGAERVLFGETNVAKRTPKAEVEEALVAVGLSLHFSGHLHVEGVTRRGRDSRPLTNVAVPSLVAFPPAFKIVHPAHDQIGVETVELSDLPVNVALSEGYGLETAALRAKPDPAFRAADYGAFLRWHTLALVQHRYFPKEWPVAIAEQVSDLTVGEMCILLSGEQGVVTTLQVLAQAAPVDIEELRGFPLLQLIADWYCLRQGGSLSLPHIGERRLGLYRFLAREFGRKPSAAQADSLQGFLAIFLEALGLFLDRAERGAAQLTVMSNLVREDAVA, from the coding sequence CTGATGACGCGCACGCTGCCGGCGGTCGCGGTCATTGCCGACGCCCATTTCCATGACCTTGATGCGGATTTCGGCTTTCCGGGGATCACGGTGGATGGCCGAAGGCTGACGATGCGCAGCTGGGCGGACACTCGCGAGTCCACGCGTGTCTTCAATGAAAGCGCGGATGCGCTTATGGCGGCGCTGGATAATGTGCGCCGCCGGGGCATCCGCCATGTGGTGCTGCTCGGTGACTACACAGACGATGGCCAGCGCGCCACGACCGAGACTTTGACGGGCATACTCCGGCACCATGCCGACGAATTCGGCATGGCCTTCTACGCGCTGCCAGGCAACCACGATATCTTCGGGCCGCGCGGCCGCCACCACACCAAGCAGTTTCTCGCCGAAGGCGGCGAGGGCGTCCTGGTGACGAGCGATCCCCGCAAGGCGGGTCCCGGCACCGTTGTCAGCGAGCGCATGTATTGTGAAGGCTATCCGGTCGGGCTCGATCCGATGGCAGACTTCGGATATTTCCGTCGGCCGGAGTATCTCCACTGGGAAACGCCGTTCGGGGCCTCCGATGCGGTCGAAGACCGCCAATACGAGGTCGCCTCGCCGGATGGCCGGAACCGCTACCGGCTGATGGATGCCTCCTACCTGGTCGAGCCGGAGCCGGGTCTCTGGTTGCTGATGATCGATGCCAACGTGTTCGAGCCGCGCGATGGCGAGTATGTACGGGCCGAGGAGGCTGCCTTCATCGACAGCACCGCGGGCGGCTGGAACGCCATGCTGCGATGCAAGCCCTTCATCCTCACCTGGATTGCCGATATCAGCAGGCGTGCCCGCAAACTCGCCAAAACACTGCTCGCCTTTTCGCACTACCCGGCGCTCGATCCGTTCGATGGCACAACCGGTGCTGAGCGGGTGCTTTTCGGCGAAACGAACGTTGCCAAACGTACGCCGAAGGCAGAGGTGGAAGAGGCGCTTGTCGCAGTCGGACTGTCCCTTCATTTCAGCGGGCATCTCCATGTGGAGGGTGTGACGCGCCGGGGCAGGGACAGTCGTCCTCTGACCAATGTTGCTGTTCCATCGCTGGTCGCCTTTCCGCCGGCGTTCAAAATCGTGCATCCCGCCCATGACCAAATCGGGGTCGAAACGGTCGAGTTGTCCGACCTGCCGGTCAACGTTGCCCTCTCTGAAGGCTATGGTCTGGAGACTGCGGCTCTGCGTGCGAAGCCGGATCCCGCGTTCCGGGCTGCTGACTATGGCGCCTTCCTGCGCTGGCACACACTGGCGCTGGTTCAGCACCGCTATTTCCCCAAGGAATGGCCGGTTGCGATCGCCGAGCAGGTGTCCGATCTGACGGTCGGAGAGATGTGTATCCTCCTGTCCGGCGAGCAGGGGGTTGTCACAACATTGCAGGTGCTTGCGCAGGCTGCCCCGGTTGACATCGAGGAGCTTCGCGGGTTTCCGCTGCTCCAGCTGATTGCCGACTGGTACTGCCTGAGGCAGGGCGGTTCACTGTCCTTGCCCCACATTGGAGAGCGCCGACTTGGGCTTTACCGGTTCCTTGCAAGGGAGTTCGGGCGGAAGCCAAGTGCCGCGCAGGCCGACTCGCTCCAGGGCTTTCTCGCCATTTTCCTCGAAGCGCTCGGGTTGTTCCTTGATCGCGCGGAAAGGGGTGCTGCGCAACTGACGGTCATGTCGAACCTGGTACGGGAAGACGCAGTGGCGTGA
- a CDS encoding ABC transporter substrate-binding protein has protein sequence MKRNISKSRAYLLCATALLAALAGQARAEEPFDLNGLIEAARKEKPITVYDSTGKIVDMAKNFAAKYGLTAEGSKVKATAQLEMIIREARANNVQGDVSIISDAPAAMAQLIPQGFAESWLPPDLAENIPAEYQDPLTVVTSANVWAYNTELFDKCPVSNIWELTEPKWKGKVAMQDPLGKPSYVDWFNQMAKHGDDKVAAAYKEHFGKDLQTEEASATAAWVKALAANAPLLTDADAAAADAVGAPGQSEPFMGLMASAKFRDNAEKGMKLGLCKDLKPWLGWLYPGVGLITKGTDSPNAARLFIHYVMTAEGIAPQTEDGKMSTNKEVGLPADEPSGIGSALDQVMPYQMSTSLDDWDARETWQDFWRVNYQK, from the coding sequence ATGAAGCGGAATATATCAAAGAGCAGGGCATACCTGCTTTGCGCAACGGCGTTGCTGGCAGCGCTGGCCGGCCAGGCAAGGGCGGAGGAGCCTTTCGACCTGAACGGCCTGATCGAGGCGGCACGCAAGGAAAAACCGATCACCGTCTATGACAGCACCGGCAAGATCGTCGACATGGCGAAGAACTTTGCCGCGAAATACGGCCTCACTGCCGAGGGCTCCAAGGTCAAGGCCACCGCCCAGCTGGAAATGATCATTCGCGAGGCGCGTGCCAACAACGTTCAGGGCGACGTCTCGATCATTAGCGATGCGCCCGCCGCCATGGCCCAGCTCATCCCGCAGGGTTTTGCCGAAAGCTGGCTGCCGCCGGATCTCGCCGAAAACATTCCGGCGGAATACCAGGACCCGCTGACGGTCGTCACCAGCGCCAACGTCTGGGCCTACAACACGGAACTTTTCGACAAGTGCCCAGTCTCGAATATCTGGGAACTGACCGAGCCCAAGTGGAAGGGCAAGGTCGCCATGCAGGATCCGCTCGGCAAGCCGTCCTACGTCGACTGGTTCAACCAGATGGCAAAGCACGGCGACGACAAGGTTGCAGCCGCCTACAAGGAGCACTTCGGTAAAGACCTGCAGACCGAGGAAGCCAGCGCCACCGCAGCCTGGGTGAAAGCGCTCGCTGCCAACGCGCCGCTTCTGACCGACGCGGATGCGGCCGCTGCCGACGCCGTTGGCGCACCCGGCCAGTCCGAGCCGTTCATGGGGCTGATGGCCTCGGCCAAGTTCCGCGATAACGCCGAGAAGGGCATGAAGCTCGGCCTGTGCAAGGACCTGAAGCCCTGGCTCGGCTGGCTCTATCCTGGCGTCGGCCTCATCACCAAGGGCACCGACAGCCCCAATGCCGCGCGCCTGTTCATCCACTACGTCATGACCGCCGAGGGCATTGCCCCGCAGACGGAAGACGGAAAGATGTCGACCAACAAGGAGGTCGGCCTGCCGGCGGACGAGCCCTCGGGCATCGGGTCGGCGCTCGACCAGGTCATGCCCTACCAGATGTCGACCAGCCTGGACGACTGGGATGCTCGCGAGACCTGGCAGGACTTCTGGCGCGTGAACTACCAGAAGTGA
- a CDS encoding iron ABC transporter permease, whose product MALLSESAKAMAVAAKAAATPSAWQVWRYRLKVAMREPTTLIGVFTALLFTYLIVVPIISIVLDAVRVQFGHERRLNKDVGELTLYYLDRAFFSPVSADLFWQPLFNTLTVAFGAILLSLLIGTVLAWLISRTDMFGRRWFATALIVPYMLPAWTFALAWTTLFKNRTVGGQPGWFEAMGLTPPDWVAYGRFPITIILALHYTPFVILLFGSALRRFDSQLEDSARILGAKRYQVALQIIMPLMRPALLSSMVLIFAKCLGEFGVPYVLGLPVKFEVLSTSLFRSIASRQTGVAGVVAASIMLIGIVTLMIDARLVREARRFVTIGSKGSMNRQSRLGSMRLLATGFAATIFVLSVGLPLLTLFLSTIMKMPAQFTLDNFTLDYWIGTDLNTVALQTGILLSPDLWAAAKNTLMIVGLASLTSGIFGLLVGYVVIRTPVRALSVYLRQVTFLPYLVPGIAFAAAYLSLFAVPRGPMPALYGTVTILVLALIADQMPYASRAGISAMTQLGKDPEEAAQIAGAGWFRRMISIVIPIQKGSLVTGVLLPFISGIKGLSLFVILAVPSTDVLTTYSLRLVDYHYTQAANAVVLIIAAIAYLGTLLAQKLTRTNLAEGLGS is encoded by the coding sequence ATGGCTCTTCTAAGTGAATCGGCGAAGGCTATGGCGGTTGCGGCGAAAGCAGCCGCGACGCCATCGGCCTGGCAGGTCTGGCGCTACCGGCTCAAGGTGGCCATGCGCGAGCCGACGACCCTCATTGGGGTGTTCACGGCGCTCCTCTTCACCTACCTGATCGTTGTGCCGATCATCTCGATCGTGCTCGATGCCGTTCGCGTGCAATTCGGGCACGAGCGGCGCCTGAACAAGGACGTCGGCGAACTGACGCTCTACTATCTCGACCGGGCGTTCTTTTCGCCGGTGTCGGCGGACCTGTTCTGGCAGCCGCTTTTCAATACGCTAACTGTTGCCTTCGGCGCCATCTTGCTGTCGCTGCTGATCGGAACGGTGCTTGCCTGGCTCATCAGCCGGACGGACATGTTCGGACGCCGGTGGTTCGCCACCGCCCTGATCGTCCCGTACATGCTGCCCGCCTGGACCTTTGCGCTTGCCTGGACCACGCTTTTCAAGAACCGAACGGTCGGCGGCCAGCCGGGCTGGTTCGAGGCGATGGGGCTGACGCCGCCGGATTGGGTCGCCTACGGCCGCTTCCCGATCACGATTATACTCGCCTTGCATTACACGCCTTTCGTGATCTTGCTGTTCGGCTCGGCGCTACGCCGATTCGACTCGCAGCTTGAGGACTCCGCCCGTATTCTCGGCGCGAAGCGCTATCAGGTCGCGCTGCAGATCATCATGCCGCTAATGCGTCCGGCGCTGCTATCGTCGATGGTCTTGATCTTCGCGAAGTGTCTCGGCGAATTCGGCGTGCCCTATGTGCTCGGCCTGCCGGTCAAGTTCGAGGTGCTTTCAACCTCGCTCTTTCGCAGCATCGCGTCGCGACAGACGGGCGTCGCAGGCGTTGTCGCAGCCTCGATCATGCTGATTGGCATCGTCACACTGATGATCGACGCCAGGCTGGTGCGTGAGGCCCGGCGCTTCGTCACCATCGGCTCGAAGGGCTCGATGAACAGGCAGAGCCGGCTTGGCAGCATGCGCCTTCTTGCGACTGGCTTCGCCGCGACGATCTTCGTGCTGAGCGTCGGCCTGCCATTGCTCACCCTGTTCCTGTCGACGATCATGAAGATGCCGGCGCAGTTCACGCTCGACAACTTCACCCTCGACTACTGGATCGGCACCGACCTCAACACGGTTGCGCTGCAGACCGGCATCCTTCTCAGCCCCGATCTGTGGGCGGCGGCGAAGAACACGCTGATGATCGTCGGGCTGGCGTCACTGACCTCGGGCATCTTCGGGCTGCTGGTCGGTTATGTCGTGATCCGCACGCCGGTCCGTGCGCTGTCGGTCTACCTGCGCCAGGTGACGTTCCTGCCCTATCTGGTCCCGGGGATCGCCTTCGCCGCCGCCTATCTGTCGCTGTTCGCGGTTCCCCGTGGTCCGATGCCGGCGCTCTACGGCACCGTCACCATCCTCGTACTCGCGCTGATCGCCGACCAGATGCCCTATGCCTCGCGCGCCGGCATCTCCGCCATGACACAGCTCGGCAAGGATCCGGAGGAAGCCGCGCAGATCGCCGGCGCCGGCTGGTTCCGCCGCATGATCTCGATCGTCATCCCGATCCAAAAGGGATCGCTCGTGACCGGCGTGCTGCTGCCGTTCATCTCGGGGATCAAGGGGCTCAGCCTCTTCGTCATCCTCGCAGTACCGAGCACAGACGTACTGACGACCTATTCGCTGCGGCTCGTCGACTACCACTACACCCAGGCGGCGAACGCCGTCGTGCTGATCATCGCCGCAATCGCCTACCTCGGCACCCTGCTGGCCCAGAAGCTGACCCGGACAAATCTTGCAGAAGGACTTGGAAGCTGA
- a CDS encoding LacI family DNA-binding transcriptional regulator: MARGFVTAEEVAKRAGVSRSAVSRTFTPGGSVSKVVRRKVLKAARELGYRVNRLAQGLNSDRSNLIGVVGANLSSPFISKQLDLLSIGLLRRGLQCLLLNAADARQDIAPLIELLFEFRAQAIVVLSGEPPASIVDECIANGVRLVLMHQRLDRTDMNMVLSDDSHGADLAAMRLIEAKCRKVAVVMSGSQTPAQVRRATAFTQKMQAERIEVVPWCGGPTSYDSGLRAGRELLADKAIDGAFCVTDLLALGFLDAARLEMGRRVPQDISIIGFDDIPQAGWKGYELTTIAQSFDALADKVLSALESDEPETRLQVVPVALVERKTVR, encoded by the coding sequence ATGGCAAGGGGATTTGTAACGGCCGAGGAAGTTGCAAAGCGCGCGGGCGTTTCGCGTTCAGCTGTCTCGCGCACCTTCACCCCCGGCGGCAGCGTATCGAAAGTCGTGAGACGAAAGGTCTTGAAGGCCGCGCGCGAACTTGGTTACCGGGTCAATCGTCTGGCGCAGGGGCTGAACAGCGACCGCTCCAACTTGATCGGCGTTGTCGGCGCCAATCTCAGTTCACCCTTCATCTCCAAGCAGCTCGACCTGTTGAGCATCGGACTGCTGCGCCGGGGGCTGCAGTGCCTCCTGCTGAATGCTGCGGACGCACGTCAGGACATCGCGCCGCTGATCGAGCTACTCTTCGAGTTCCGAGCCCAAGCAATCGTTGTGCTTTCCGGCGAGCCGCCGGCATCAATCGTGGACGAGTGCATCGCCAACGGAGTTCGCCTCGTCCTCATGCACCAGCGACTGGATCGCACCGACATGAACATGGTGCTCAGTGACGATTCACACGGGGCCGATCTGGCTGCCATGCGGCTGATCGAAGCGAAATGCCGCAAGGTCGCTGTCGTCATGAGCGGCAGCCAGACACCGGCCCAGGTCCGCCGGGCAACTGCATTCACGCAGAAAATGCAGGCGGAAAGGATCGAAGTGGTTCCGTGGTGTGGTGGCCCGACGAGTTATGATAGCGGCCTTCGGGCGGGACGCGAACTTCTGGCTGACAAGGCAATCGACGGCGCCTTCTGTGTCACCGACCTTCTGGCGCTCGGTTTTCTCGACGCTGCCCGCCTCGAAATGGGCCGCCGCGTGCCGCAGGACATTTCCATCATCGGCTTCGACGACATTCCGCAAGCCGGCTGGAAGGGCTACGAGCTGACGACCATTGCCCAGTCCTTCGACGCGCTGGCCGATAAGGTACTTTCTGCCCTCGAGAGCGATGAGCCTGAGACCAGGTTGCAGGTGGTGCCGGTCGCCCTGGTGGAACGGAAAACTGTGCGCTGA